AGCCGGCACGGCAGCGTGCGCCTCGGCGCCGATGACAGCCGCCCCGAATTCAGCAACTTCTCCTGGTTTTCGATGCTGTTTTCCGCCGGTATCGGCATCGGCATTCTGTTTTTCGGCGTCGCCGAACCGATTTTCTATCTCGACGACAGCGGCGCCCTTGGCTACCCCAACAACCCTCACGCCGACATGGCCGGCGCTGCGGCCATTGGCCACGAGCGCGCCGTGGACGCCCTGCGCGTGGCGGTTTTCCACTGGGGCCTGCACGGCTGGGCCGTCTATGTCATCGTCGGCATGGGGCTGGCCTACTTTGCCTATCGGCGCGGCCTGCCGCTGGCGCTAAGGTCCTCGCTCTATCCCTTCATCGGCGATCGCATCTACGGCCCCATCGGCCATGTCGTCGACATTCTCGGCGTGCTGGGCTGCGTGTTCGGCGTTGCCACCTCGCTGGGCCTCGGCGTCAGCCAGATGGCGGTGGGGCTTGAGCGCCTGATCGGCGTCAGCGCCGGCCTGGATACCCAGCTTACCCTTATCGCGCTGATCTCGACGGTTTCCATCCTCTCAGCCGTTTCCGGGGTGCGGCACGGCATCAAGGTCATCTCCGAGCTCAATATCTGGGTCTCAGTGCTGGTGGTGGGCACCTTTTTGATCGGCGGCCCGACCCTGTGGCTGATCGCCGTTTTCGGCGAGACCATGGCCGACTACGCCGTCAACTTCGTGCCCATGGGCCTGTGGTTCGCCGACGAGCCGGGGCCCTCCCAGTGGCAGCAGGCCTGGACCATCTTCTACTGGGGCTGGTGGCTTGCCTGGGCGCCTTTCGTCGGCCTGTTCATCGCGCGCATCTCCAAGGGCCGCACCCTGCGGGAGTTCGTGCTCGGCGTGCTGCTGGTGCCCACCCTGATCATCTTTGTATGGCTGATCACCTTCGGCGGCACCGCGCTCCACCAGGAGCTGACCGCCGCCGGCGGGCCGGGCACGGCGGGGATCATCGAGCTGGTCAACGCCTGGAACCTGCCCGCCGCGCTGTTTGCCAGCGCCGACGGCGTCGCGGGAACCGGGGCGCTGGGCTGGACCCTCTCGGCGCTGATGGTCTTTCTGCTCATGAGCTGGTTTGTGACTTCTTCGGACTCCGGCACCCTGGTGCTGACCACCATCCTCTCGCTGGGCAACAACGAACCGCCCCAGCGCTTCCGCGTGTTCTGGGGGCTGGTCATCGGCCTGGTGGCCGCCGTACTGCTGCTGGCCGGCGGGCTCAAGGCGCTGCAGACGGCGCTGCTCGCCGCGGCCCTGCCGCTGAGCGTGGTGATTCTGACCATGACCCTCGGCGTGCTGGTATCGCTGTTCCAGGAGTCGCGCCGGGCACGGCCGGCGAAAGCCTGAGTGCCCCCAAGCGCCGGGCACGCCCCGGCGCTCACTGCCTGACCTGGCGCGGCGACTTCCCGTAGCGCTCGCGAAAGGCCCGAGACAGACTCGAGCTCGAGGCGAAACCGCAGGCCAGCCCCACGGCGAGGATGTCCAGGTCGGTTTCCTCCAGCAGGTAGCGCGCCCGCGCCAGCCGCAGCGCCAGATACCGGCGCTGCGGAGAAACTCCGAAGGTATCCTGGAAAAGCCGCTGCAGCTGGCGCAGCGAAACGCCGCTGCGCCGGGCTATTTCGGTGAGCGCCAGCGGCGTTTCCAGATGATGTTCCATCAGGCTCACGGCGTCGATCAGCCGCCGGTTGTGGGTCCCCAGGCGCCGCGCCAGGGTCATGCGCTGCTGGTCGTGACGGGTGCGAATGCGCGCGTGAACCAGCTGTTCGGACACGTCCACCGCCAGCCTCTGACCGTGGCGGCGGGCGATGGCGTGCAGCGCCATGTCCATGGCCGCGGTGCCGCCGGCGCAGGAAAAGCGCCGCTCGCCAAGCTCGAACAGCTCGTCGGAAGTGGCGATGGCCGGAAAGCGTTCGCGAAAGGCCGGCAGGCTTTCCCAGTGCAGCGTCACCCGCTCGCCTTCCAGCAGCCCCGCCGCCGCCAGCAGAAAACAGCCGGTATCCAGCCCGCCCAGCGCGCCGCCGGCGGCCTCAATGCGGTGAAACCAGCGCATCAGCGCCCGGCTCAGGTAGCGCTCGGGGTCAAAGCCGCTGCATACCGCCAGCGACGACAGCGAATACGCCTGGTCAATGGACTGATCGGCGAGCAGCGTCATGCCGTTGGAGGCGGTCACCGGGCTTCCGTCTTCGCTGATCAGCATCCAGTCAAAAAGCGGACGCCCGCTGATGCGGTTGGCAATGCGCAAGGGCTCCACGGCCGAGAAAAAGGCCATCATCGAAAAACGCGGCAAAAGCAGAAAGCCCACCGGCTCGGGGGTGGGGCCGAAGTAGTCAAGGCGCATGGCACAAACCGCAAAAGCAAGCAAGGTCGCTCATGGTGACCGCCCATCCCCGGCCGAACAAGGGCATCGTTGCAACGGCCCGCGCAGTCTCTACAATCGGCACCACCACGCCACCATGCCGATCCCGCACTCATGAGACTCCACGCCCCCGACACCACCCCGGAGCGCATCGGTTTTTTGCTGCTGCCGCGCTTTGCCATGGTCGCCTTCTTCTCGGCCGTGGAGCCCTTGCGCATTGCCAACCGCATCAGCGGCGAGACCCTGTTTGACTGGGCCACCATCAGCCAGGACGGTGGCCCGGTCACCGCCTCCAACGGCATGACCCTGGACGCTGACTACGCCATGGCCGCGGCGCCGAACGTGCCCAGCCTGGCCGTATGCGCAAGCTTTGCCCCGGAGGCCGGTATCGATGATGCCCTGCTCGACTGGCTGCGCGCACGCGCCGCCGCGAACTGCGTGGTCGGCGGCGTCGACACCGGCTGCTTCGCGCTGGCCGCGGCCGGGCTGCTCGACGACCAGACGGTGACCCTGCACTGGGAGTCGCTGCCCGAGTTTCGCGCCCGCTTCCCGCGCGTCGACGCCGTCGAATCGATCTTTGAAGTCACTCCCGACAGCTTCTCCTGCGCCGGGGGCAGCGCCGCCATCGATATGAGCCTCGATCTGATCCGCCGCCGCCACGGCGACCGGCTGGTCAAGCGCGTTCGCGAACAGCTGATCCACGATCCCGGGCGGCGCCCGGCCAGCCGCCAGCGCGACCGCGGCCGGCCCGACGACCCCAACCTGCAAAAGGCCCTCGACCTGATGGAAGCCAACCTGGAGGCGCCGCTTGCCATCGGCGAGCTGGCCGCCAGGCTCAACCTCTCCTGGCGCAGTCTGGAGCGGCTGTTCGTCCGCCATTTGGGCAGCTCGCCCCAGCGCGTCTACCTCGACAGGCGCCTGAGCCACGCCCAGCGGCTGCTGCGCGATACCCGCCACAGCGTCATGGATATCGCCCTGGCCTGCGGCTTTGCCTCGGCGTCGAGCTTTACCCGTGCTTTCCGCCGCCGCCACGGGCTGACGCCCAGCGCCTGGCGGCAGCTGCCCTGAACCGCCTTGCCAGGAGCGGAGCTGTCGAACTGTGCATAGCTGCCGTCGAATTCTGTGGGGAATCACCGTCGCCGCGCTGCCATCCTGTGGCCGTTCCCATGACGACGCTCAGGAGTTTTCCATGACCCATAGCGAACTTCCGCTAACGCCCGATTACGACGCCTGGCCGGTGGACGCCGAGCTGGCTGACGTTTCCTTTACCCCGCGCCTGGTCACGGTGAACTGGAGCGACGGCCGTACAAGCCGCTATCACAGCGTCTGGCTGCGCGAGAACGCCGCCGATGAAAGCACCGTCAATCCGGCGACCCGGGAACGCATCCTGGATCTCTCCACCCTCTCGGCCTGGCCGGAAGTCACCGCCGCCGAGATCGACGACGCCGGCGCCCTCTGCGTGACCTTCGCCCCCGAGGATCGCCGCCTGCGCTTCCATCCCGGCTGGCTGCGCGCCAACGACTACGACAACACAAGCGACCCGGAAGCCCCGCTGGTGCCGGTCACTACCTGGCTTGGCGGCAGCGATGCCGGCCCCGACACTCTGGATGCCAGCGGCCTGCTGGAAACCGAGCCGGGCAGCGAAGCCGAAGAGACCGTTCTCGCCCCGGCGCTGGAAAGCGTGCTCGGCAAGGGCCTGGTGCGGCTGCGCAATCTGCCCACCGAGCCCGACTCCATCGAGTCGCTGGCCCGGCGCATCGGCCCGGTACGGCCGACCAACTTCGGCCAGCTGTTCGACGTCAAGGCCAAGCCCGACCCGGACTCCAACGCCTACACTTCGATCGCCCTGCCGCCCCACGTCGACCTGCCCACCCGCGAGTATCATCCGGGCCTGCAGATGCTCTACTGCCTGGAAAACACCGTGGAAGGCGGCCAGGCGGTAATGATGGACGGCTTTGCCATCGCCGAAGCCCTGCGCGAGCGCCACCCCAAGGCCTGGGAAACGCTGACCCGGGTGCGCTGGTGCTACGCCAACACCGCGCGCACCACCGACTACGTCTGGTACGAGCCGATGATCCGCCTCGACGCCCGCGGCGAGCTGCTCGAAGTGCGCATCGCCGACTTTCTGCGCGGCCCGCTGCAGACCGCCTTCGAGGATGTCGAGCCGGCCTACGAGGCGCTGATGGTGCTGCAGCAGCTGCTGCGCGACCCGGCGTTCTCCATCCGCTTCACCTACCATCCCGGTGACGTGGTCATCTTCGACAACCGTCGCCTGCTGCACGCCCGGGACGCCTTCGAGAACAGCACCGGCCACCGCTGGCTGCAGGGCTGCTACATGGAGCGCGACGAGGTACGCTCGCGCTATCGCATGATTCAGCGCGCCCGCCGCCAGCGTCGCGTGGACGACGCCGCCTAAGAGCCCCAAGGCGCCCGGAGGCTACCACCATGACCGCCACCGCCCCGACACCCGCCACCGCCGTTTCCGCGGCCTGGAGCCTCTGGGCGCTGCTGCTCGGGGTGGGCCTTTTGATGCTGGGCAACGGCCTCCAGGGCAGCCTGCTGGGCGTGCGCGCCGCCGAAGAGGCCTTCGGCAATAGCGTGACCGGCGTGGTGATGTCGGCCTATTTCGTCGGCTTTCTGGCCGGCTCGACCCTGACGCCGCGCAAGCTGCGCGACGTCGGCCACGTGCGGGTCTTCGCCGCTCTGGCCTCGGTCACCTCGGTGGCCATTCTGGTGCACGCGCTGTTCATCGACCCCTGGGTGTGGGCCGCCATGCGCGCCCTCACCGGCTTTACCTACGCGGGCCTCTACGTGGTCAGCGAAAGCTGGCTGAACGGCCATGCCGGCAACCACCTGCGCGGCCGGCTGCTGGCCTTCTACATGGTGATCACCTACCTGGGGATGGGCGGCGGCCAGCTGATGCTGAGCCTGGCGGACCCCAACGAAGTCACCCTCTTTCTGGTGGTCTCGGTTTTGGTCTCCGTTGCGCTGGTGCCGATTTTGCTCAGCTACACGCCCCAGCCGGACACCGGCCAGCCGGAATCCATGAGCCTCAGGCGGCTCTATCGACTGTCGCCGCTGGGCACCCTGGGCTGTCTGCTGACCGGCATTGCCAACGGCAGCGTGTTCGGCATGGGGGCGGTTTTCGCCAACGCCAGCGGCCTTGGCGTCAAGCAGGTAGCCGTCTTCATGGGCGCCTTCATTCTCGGCGGCGCCCTGCTGCAGTGGCCGCTGGGCAAGCTCTCCGACAAGACCGACCGCCAGGCGGTGATCATGGTCGTCGCCGGCCTCGCCACGGCGCTCGCCCTGCTGGGCCTGTACGCCGGCGGTGCCGCTCAGCTGACCCTGCTCGGCGTGCTGCTCGGCGGCACCACCCTGACCCTCTATTCCCTCTTTCTCGCCTGCGCCAACGATGTCCTCAGCCCGTCGCAGACGGTGGCCGCCAGCAGCAGCCTGGTGCTGGCGCTGGGCATCGGCGCCATTCTCGGCCCGCTGAGCACCGGCCTACTCATGGAGTGGCTTGGCCCCGACGGCTTTCTCTGGGATCTGGCGCTGATCCACGCCGCCATCGTCGTCTTCGGCGTCTACTGCCTGATACGTCATCCGGCGTCTAGCGCCGACGATCAAGGCCACTACGTGGCGGTGCCCGCCGGGACCGCGACGCTCGGCGCCACCTGGGTCGAAGAGGCGGCGAGCGAGCCGGTGCAGCTCGAGCTTGATTTCGACCCGGCGCCGGATGCCGCGGCCGAGGCGGAGCCGCAGGACTGACGGCCTGTTAATTCGGCAAATCGAATCAAGCATCAGGCGACCAGCGCTGCGCCGAGCAGGCGCCCGTCACTCTCGTCGGCGTAGAGCTTGAGGCAGCCCGCATTGCGCCCAGCCATCAGCGCTCGCGCCTGTTTGCTGAAATCGACGCTGCCGGTGACGATGCCGGTGTCGGGCAGCTGCCGCGACGTCAGACCCGCATGGCCCGCGCCCGGCTCAGTGAAGACGATCCCCTGGGGCGTGCGTCGAGCAAGACATTGGGCATCCGGATGCAGGGCGTGATAGGCGGCAATTCTTCCCGCGTCCGCCGCCTCGTGCAGCAGCGGGCGCAGCCCGTCCACGTCGCCGGCGATAAAAACCGGCAGCTCGCCGATACGCAGCGTCGATTCGTCGAACAACGGCACGCCCCGCTGGTCGAGTTCTACCCCAGTTTCTCGAGACCCAGCCCTTCGACGTTGGGCCGCCGCCCCAGGGAGGCGAGCACCCAGTCGACCTCCACTGCTTTCCCGCCGCCCTGAACCATCACACCAGTATCACTTTGGTGCAGCGACACATCCGCCTCAGTGGTGACCGTCATCTGGCGCTCGAGCACCTCGAGCAGGCTGGCGTTGACCTGCGGGTCGCTCAGTCCCGCCACGCTGGACCCGCGAGTAAACCCGTGCTCCTCGCAGCCGAGCTGGGCAAACGCCTGGCCCAGCTCCACGCCGATCGGCCCCAGGCCGACCACGCCCAGGCGCCTGCCCGGCGCCTCGAGCTCGAAGACATCGTCGGAGGTCACCACGCGATCGCCGAGAGAGCGCCAAGCCTCGGGCAGGTTGGGCCGAGTACCGGTGGCGATGATTACGCTCTTGGCTTCAATCCGCTCGCCGTTGACTTCGAGGGTGGTGGGGTCGAGAAAGCGCGGCTGTCCGTGAATGCTGCGCTCGCCGAGGGATTCGGCGGTGTCGATCGGACCGGCAGTGAAGCGATCACGCAGGGTGCGCACGTGCGCCATGATCGTGACCAGATCCGCTTCAAGGGTGTCGGTGCCTCGTATTCCGCTCTCTCCCAGCCAGTCCCGGCGCCCGTAGGCATGGGCGACCTCGAGCAGCGCTTTCGAGGGCATGCAGCCAACCCGCGCGCAGGTCGTGCCGTAAGGGCCGGCGTTGATCAGCAGCACGTCGTCCGTGTAGCGCCGCGCCTCGCTGAGGGCAGTCAGCCCCGCTGTGCCGGCGCCCAGAATCACCAGCTTCACTTGTCGTGTCATGATTTCTCCCTCTTTCACCGTGTTGCGTTGACCCACCTATCCCACGTCATGGCCAGCCGCTTGGAGACGATCCAGGCTCAAGGAACAGCGATCAGCGCGGTATCATTCTCCGAGCATCTCCGTGTCCTCGACAAACAGTCCCACGAGCTCCGCGTCTTCGCGCTTGGCCAGCCGCGTGGCCTCGTCGAGCATCCGCTGGGCGCGACGATTGCCGTCGAGCAGTACCACGACCCGCGAAATCAGGCGACCACTGTCATGTATCGTCATCGCGCTTCGCATCCTGTCGGTTGTCGCCGCTGCTCTGCCGGCGGCCAATGTCGGCGAACTCGTTCAGGCAATCCGCGACGCGCCGGTTGACAGTGCCAGCGGGGAAGGAGCCGTCTGTCTGGCGCTCACCGGCAACCAGGCCAGTCAGCAGACCGATGGCCTCATCGACGCTATCAAGCGCATACACCCTGAACTGCCCGGCCCGTACCGCCTCGACTACATCGCTGCGCAGCATGAGATGCACCGCGTTGGCCCTGGGCAGCAGGACGCCGTGACTGCCATTCAGCCCCCGGGCCCGGCAGATGTCGAAAACCCCCTCGATCTTCTCGTTGACGCCGCCCACCGCCTGCACCTGCCCGTGCTGGTTGACGGAACCGGTCACCGCCAGGGATTGCCGCAGCGGCGCCCTGGCGAGCACCGAAAGCAAGGCGCAGAACTCGGCCACGGAGGCGCTGTCGCCGTCGACCATGCCGTAGGACTGCTCGAAGGCCAGGCTCGCCGACAGCGACAGCGCCGATTCACCGGCGTAGCGCGAGGCCAGCAGGCGCGACAGGATCATCACCCCCTTGGAGTGGATGTTGCCGCCCAGCTTGGCCTCGCGCTCGATATCCACCAGGCCACCGCGCCCGGGCCGCGCCGTGGCGGTGATGCGGGTGGGACGCCCGAAGGAATGGCCGCCGAGCTGGATCACCGACAGGCCGTTGACCTGGCCCAGCGCCTCCCCGGCGGTGTCGATGAGCATGATGTCGCGCAGAATCGAGCGCTCCAGGCTCTCGTGCACCCGCGCGGCGCGATAGATCTGCTGGTCGATGGCTTCTTGCACATGTTCGGCGGTGACCTGATCGCTTCCCGCCTCGGCGGCCCAGTAGTCCGCCTCGCGCAGCAGATCGCGAAAGGCGCTCGCTGTCGTCGGCGAGACGGCTGGCATGCTCGATGAGCCGCGCCACGGCGTCGCGCCCCAAAGCCTTGAGATTCGCCTCCCGGGCCAGGGTGGCGAACAGGCGCGCATAGAGCCGCTGGGTATCCGCATCGCGCTGCACGTCTTCCTCGAGGTCCGCCTGTACCTTGAACAACTCCAGGAAGTCCGGGTCGTAGGCGCACAGCAGGTAGTACAGCATGCGATTGCCGATCAGCACGACCTTTAGATCCAGCGGCATGGGCTCGGGCTCCAGAGACACCGTGCTGGCCAGGCTGTAGAGCTGTTCCAGGGACTCGATCTTGACCCGCGCCCCGTAGAGGGCACGCTTGAGGCCCTCCCAGACGAAGGGTTGGGTCAACACCTTGACGGCGTCGAGGATCAGATAGCCGCCGTTGGCGCGGTGCAGCGCGCCGGCCCGGATAAGGCGAAAGTCGGTCAGCAGCGCGCCCTGGTGCACCTGATGCTCTACCCGCCCCACCAGATGCTGATAAGTCGGCATGTCCTCGTAAACTACCGCGGCCCCCTGCTGCTCGGCGTTGTCCACCAGCAGGTTGGCCTGATAGCGACTGAAGACCGAGGCCATGGAACTATTGCCGGGCGCCTCCTGACTGATCAGCGCATTGACGTTCTCGGTCACGTCCTTCTGGATGGCATTGATGTGCTCGACCGCTCGGGGGTGGTCACGATAGGCCTCGCGCAGCTCCTCGAGCAGCGGCCCCACCGAGGCCGCAGCCATCTCCTCGTTAAGCTCCTGGATGCGCTGCTGCACCTCCTTGCGCCAGCGCGGCATCTGCTGAACCGTCTTCTGCAGTTTCTCCTGCAACACCGCGATGGTGCGCTGAATGGCCTGGCGACGCTCCTCGGGCAGCGCCTGGAACGCCTCCACGTCCATCACCTCGCCTTCGTCGTTGCGCGGCGCAAAGCTGAAGCCATGGGGCGACTGGATCAGGGCAATGTGATCCTGCTCGGCCTCCTTGCCGATCTCGCGAAACGCCTCGCTTTGGCGCTGACCCAGCTCCTGCTGGATTTCATGCAGGCGGCTCTGGTACTCGTCGCTCTCGAAGGTGGAAGGAATGGCGTGCTGCAGCTCCTCGACCAGCTGCTCGAGATCACGTCGAAACCGCGCGCCCTTTCCCGCGGGTAATTCGATAAGACGTGGATGCCTGCCCTGCATGAAATCGTGCAGATAGCACCAGTCGGAAGGCGTCAGCGCCTGGCGGGAACGCTCGTGTAGAAAGCGCTGCACGATCTCGTGCTTGCCCGCCCCGGAAGGCCCCAGCACGAACAGGTTGTAGCCCTGCCCCTGGATGCCCGTGCCGAAACGCAGCGCCTCTAGCGCTCGCTCCTGACCAATCAGCTGATCAAGCGCCCTGAGTTCGTCGCTGGTCTCGAAATCCAGCGAATCGGGGTCGCAATGTCGGTAGAGCCGATCAGCGGCAAGCGGTGCAGGATGAGCCGTCATGATTTCCTCATGCCCCCTGAGTTCAAGTAGTATAGTGGCATAACAAGTCAGGAAAACACTGAATAAATGTCTTCATGACACGGTAACATCTTCGTTCATGTAGTATGAATTCTCACTACGCTTAAAGGTTAGTTAACTTTTCAGGGTGCGATTAATGGGTTGGGCCTATGTTTTCTGGGCGGCATTTGTCGAAATCTTCTGGGTTCTGGGCTTGAAGTATTCAGACAATCTCTGGATGTGGTCGGGAACGGTCATTGCGCTCGTTTTCAGCTTTTATTTCATCATCAAGGCCTGCGCCGTGCTGCCCTCCGGGGCGGTCTATGCGACCTTCACCGGAACCGGCGCAGCCGCCATCGCCATCATCGACTTTACCCTGCTGGGCGAGCCGTTTACCTTCCTCAAGGGGCTGTTTATCCTGTCTATCATTGTTGGGGTTGTCGGGGTTCAGCTGACCACTGAAGCTGACAGGAAGCCACTTGAAAAGGCTCCGAGCCCAAAGGGAGACCGTGCATAAATGGGCTCTTCGTCGTTGGGTGTGGAATTCGCCCCCTGAGCTGGGCCAGAATATGACCTCCACGACGACAGGAGGTATGACATGGACGGCACCCAGATTCTGACCCTCGGCCTGGGCTTGGAAGCGCCCTGGATTCTCAAGGACCAGCACCTGGACACCTCCGTATCGCCCCACCGTCTGGACCTCTACGTCGAGGCCGAGCGTGGCAGCCTCTACCCCTGCCCTGAGTGCGGCGAGGCCTGTCCGGCTCATGACTTCGCTGACAAGACGTGGCGGCACCTGAACTTCTTCCAGCATCACTGCTACTTGCATGCTCGCGTGCCGCGTACCAAGTGCCCGGAGCATGGCGTCAAGCGTATCGAGGTCCCTTGGGCGAGGCCGGGCAGCGACTTCACCCTGCTGTTCGAGCAGGCGGCCATGTCACTGGTCAAGGAGATGCCGGTGTTGGCCGTCTCCCGACAGCTGGAGATCTCCGACAAGCGGCTGTGGCGCATCGTGCATCACTACGTCGGTCGGATGCTGGGGCAGCTGGATCTGAGCAACGTGGCCACCGTTGGCGTGGACGAAACCGCGTCCCGGCGTGGCCAGCGCTATGTGACGGTGTTCCTTGATATGCAACGCAAGCAGGAACCGGTGATCTTCGCCGTCCCCGGCCACGGCAAGGACGCCATCAAGGCCTTTAGCGCCTTCCTGGCGGCCCATGGCGGCGATCCGGACAACGTGGTCGAGGTCGTCTGCGACATGTCACAAGCCTTCCTCAGCGGCGTGGCTGAGTACCTTCCCAAGGCCGAGGTCACGGTCGACTGGTTCCATATCGTGCAGACCTTCACCAAGCGGCTAGACGAGGTGCGCAAGAAGGAGCGCCGCGAGCAGGAACACCCCAAGTCGCTGCGCTGGGCCCTGCTGAAGAGCCTGGACAACGAGAACCTGACGCCCAAGCAGCTGGCGGCTCTCCAGGAGCTGGTGGCTGACCAGAGCGCCACGTCCGATGCCTGGGTGATCAAGGAGAAGCTGCGCTGGATCCAGAAGGCGCCGACGCCACGAGCGGCTCGATGGCGCATCACGCACTACCTCAGGGTCATGAAGGCGGCGGTCTCGGAGAAGCCATTGCTGAAGCCGATGGGAAAGGCCCTGGCGACGTTGGAGCGCCACGCCGATGCGGTGGTTAGGCGTTGGATTTCGGGACTGACGAACGCACGACTGGAAGGCATGAACGGTCTGTTTCAGGCGGCTCGGTCACGCGCACGGGGTTACCGGAACGAAGCCAACTTCATCGCCATGATCTACCTGATTGGCAGCCCGGTGGGGCGCCTGTTCGATCAGGCCAAATCCACATGAAACGACGAAGAACCCATAAATGGCCTGGATCTACCTGTTTATTGCCAGTTTCGGCGAGATCTTCGGCGTTGCCAGCATCAACATGTACCTGAAAAGAAACTCATGGAAATGGCTGCTGACGGTTATCGTCGTCTTTTCATTGGGCTTTTACTTTCTTGCCCTGGCGATGCGCGAGATCCCTCTGGGCACCGCCTATGCCATCTGGACCGGGCTTGGCGCCACGGGCGCCGTCATCATGGGAGTAATGTTCTTCCGGGAGCCCATGAGCCGTCTGCGTCTTGTATTCCTGACTTTTATCATCTGTGGCGCCGTTGGCCTGAAAATCGTGGCGTAGTAATCGTGGCGTAGTAAGTGCTTACGCATAATTAATCGTGCGTTCCGTCCCGTAACCTTTGAGCAGCCGATGGACTTCATCGCAGAGCCGATCAAATGATAGATAGGCACTGAGGGGCAGCCAGTGGTATTTGACCTGCCGCCAAAGGATCTCGATTAAGTTCAGCTCTGGCGAGTAAGCGGATAGGTAAACCAGATGCACGCGATGCGACATCCATTCCAGAATCTTGCGCTTAAACGCTTTGGAGCGATGCATACTGGCATTGTCCAGCACGACGATGGCGAAGGCCTCGGGGTCTTTCTGAGCCACAAATTGATCAAACGCCTCGATGACGGTCTCCGTGGTGACCGACTTGGTGGTCGTATGGTAGACCAGCTTCCCTTTTCGGCTCACAAAGCCCAGCACGTTCAGCCTATGGCTATGTGAGTACGCCGTCACTTCCCATGGCTTGCCGACGGAGCTCCATGCATAAGGTATCGATGGCGACTGGGAAAAGCCGGATTCATCGAAGTAGTAAAGCTCGTGTTCGCCTCGATCCTCTTGCTCTTGGAAATGGGATGGACCCGTCCTTCTGTGCCAAGCTGGATATAACATCTAGCCAGCAGTGCACAGAACACTGACGGCATCGGTGAAGGAGGATCCATCCATGAAACAGATTAGCATTATAGGCATTGACCTGGCGAAACACGTTTTTCAACTGCATGCCGTGGATGCGCACGGTCACAAAGTATTCAGCAAGCAAGTCCGGCGAGAGAAGTTACGCTTGACGCTGGCCCAAATTCCGCCTTGCCACGTCGCCATGGAAGCGTGCGGCTCCGCTCATTACTGGGCGAGAGACATTGGCACGCTGGGCCATGAGGCAGAACTACTGCCGCCGCAGGCGGTCAAGCCCTTCGTGCTGGGCCACAAGAATGATGCACGCGATGCCGCGGCTATCGCCGAGGCCGCAGCACGCCCGGCGACGCCTCGGGTGACGATCAAGACAGAAGCGCAACAATCCCTGCAAGCGGTGCACCGGGTGCGCAGTCGGTTAGTGCGCGAGCGCACTGCCATCGGCAATGAGCTGCGCGGCCTACTGGGAGAGTTTGGCCTGATCGTGTCGCAAGGGCATGCGGTAATACGCCAGGGTGTGATCCGTGAGCGACTGGACGAGCAACGGGCGCGGCTGGGTGAAGAACTCTACACCCTGCTGAACGACCTGCTCGACCAGTGGCTCGAGAACGATGCGCGAATCGCGCGCTATGACAAGCGGCTGCAGCGACAGGCCAAAGCGTCAGCCGACATGCAGCGGCTGATGAGTCTGCCCGGCATCGGCCCGATCAACGCCACGCTGTTGTTCAGCCACCTGGGCGATCCGGCACGGTTTCCCAACGGGCGTCAGTTCAGCGCCTCGTTAGGGTTAGTGCCACGCCAGCATTCCAGTGGTGGCCGCCATCAGTTAATGGGTATCACCAAATGCGGCAATGGTGAGGTTCGACGGCAGCTGGTGCACGGTGCCCGCGCGGCATTACGCCAGTTTCAGCGCCAGGAACAGCCCGACCGGCTGTCCCGCTGGGCCTGCTCATTAGCGGCGCGTCTTGGACAACGCAAGGCCATTGTGGCCCTGGCAAACAAGATGGCGCGGATTTGCTGGTCGCTATTGGCCCATGAACGCCGCTACCAGCCGCAGGAGGCCGCTTAATGATACCGAATAAACAGGCGAGATCGTTCAGCATACG
This DNA window, taken from Halomonas piscis, encodes the following:
- a CDS encoding DMT family transporter gives rise to the protein MGWAYVFWAAFVEIFWVLGLKYSDNLWMWSGTVIALVFSFYFIIKACAVLPSGAVYATFTGTGAAAIAIIDFTLLGEPFTFLKGLFILSIIVGVVGVQLTTEADRKPLEKAPSPKGDRA
- a CDS encoding DMT family transporter, with the translated sequence MAWIYLFIASFGEIFGVASINMYLKRNSWKWLLTVIVVFSLGFYFLALAMREIPLGTAYAIWTGLGATGAVIMGVMFFREPMSRLRLVFLTFIICGAVGLKIVA
- a CDS encoding universal stress protein translates to MTIHDSGRLISRVVVLLDGNRRAQRMLDEATRLAKREDAELVGLFVEDTEMLGE
- a CDS encoding S16 family serine protease, coding for MDIEREAKLGGNIHSKGVMILSRLLASRYAGESALSLSASLAFEQSYGMVDGDSASVAEFCALLSVLARAPLRQSLAVTGSVNQHGQVQAVGGVNEKIEGVFDICRARGLNGSHGVLLPRANAVHLMLRSDVVEAVRAGQFRVYALDSVDEAIGLLTGLVAGERQTDGSFPAGTVNRRVADCLNEFADIGRRQSSGDNRQDAKRDDDT
- a CDS encoding FAD-dependent oxidoreductase; this translates as MTRQVKLVILGAGTAGLTALSEARRYTDDVLLINAGPYGTTCARVGCMPSKALLEVAHAYGRRDWLGESGIRGTDTLEADLVTIMAHVRTLRDRFTAGPIDTAESLGERSIHGQPRFLDPTTLEVNGERIEAKSVIIATGTRPNLPEAWRSLGDRVVTSDDVFELEAPGRRLGVVGLGPIGVELGQAFAQLGCEEHGFTRGSSVAGLSDPQVNASLLEVLERQMTVTTEADVSLHQSDTGVMVQGGGKAVEVDWVLASLGRRPNVEGLGLEKLG
- a CDS encoding ISL3 family transposase, yielding MDGTQILTLGLGLEAPWILKDQHLDTSVSPHRLDLYVEAERGSLYPCPECGEACPAHDFADKTWRHLNFFQHHCYLHARVPRTKCPEHGVKRIEVPWARPGSDFTLLFEQAAMSLVKEMPVLAVSRQLEISDKRLWRIVHHYVGRMLGQLDLSNVATVGVDETASRRGQRYVTVFLDMQRKQEPVIFAVPGHGKDAIKAFSAFLAAHGGDPDNVVEVVCDMSQAFLSGVAEYLPKAEVTVDWFHIVQTFTKRLDEVRKKERREQEHPKSLRWALLKSLDNENLTPKQLAALQELVADQSATSDAWVIKEKLRWIQKAPTPRAARWRITHYLRVMKAAVSEKPLLKPMGKALATLERHADAVVRRWISGLTNARLEGMNGLFQAARSRARGYRNEANFIAMIYLIGSPVGRLFDQAKST
- a CDS encoding IS110 family RNA-guided transposase, with product MKQISIIGIDLAKHVFQLHAVDAHGHKVFSKQVRREKLRLTLAQIPPCHVAMEACGSAHYWARDIGTLGHEAELLPPQAVKPFVLGHKNDARDAAAIAEAAARPATPRVTIKTEAQQSLQAVHRVRSRLVRERTAIGNELRGLLGEFGLIVSQGHAVIRQGVIRERLDEQRARLGEELYTLLNDLLDQWLENDARIARYDKRLQRQAKASADMQRLMSLPGIGPINATLLFSHLGDPARFPNGRQFSASLGLVPRQHSSGGRHQLMGITKCGNGEVRRQLVHGARAALRQFQRQEQPDRLSRWACSLAARLGQRKAIVALANKMARICWSLLAHERRYQPQEAA
- a CDS encoding NAD(P)/FAD-dependent oxidoreductase, which produces MPLFDESTLRIGELPVFIAGDVDGLRPLLHEAADAGRIAAYHALHPDAQCLARRTPQGIVFTEPGAGHAGLTSRQLPDTGIVTGSVDFSKQARALMAGRNAGCLKLYADESDGRLLGAALVA